A stretch of Perognathus longimembris pacificus isolate PPM17 chromosome 1, ASM2315922v1, whole genome shotgun sequence DNA encodes these proteins:
- the Lin7a gene encoding protein lin-7 homolog A isoform X2, which yields MHETITVNGCPEFRARATAKATVAAFAASEGHSHPRVVELPKTDEGLGFNVMGGKEQNSPIYISRIIPGGVAERHGGLKRGDQLLSVNGVSVEGEHHEKAVELLKAAKDSVKLVVRYTPKVLEEMEARFEKLRTARRRQQQQLLIQQQQQQQQQQTQQNHMS from the exons ATGCATGAAACGATAACTGTTAATGGCTGTCCTGAGTTCCGTGCAAGGGCCACAGCAAAG GCCACAGTTGCAGCTTTTGCAGCAAGTGAAGGGCACTCCCACCCTCGGGTAGTCGAACTGCCAAAGACTGATGAAGGCCTTGGTTTTAATGTGAtgggaggaaaagaacaaaattctCCAATTTATATCTCACGCATCATCCCTGGAGGGGTGGCTGAAAGACACGGAGGCCTCAAAAGAGGAGACCAGCTGCTATCTGTGAATGGAGTG AGTGTAGAAGGAGAACATCATGAGAAAGCAGTGGAACTACTCAAGGCTGCTAAGGACAGCGTCAAACTGGTGGTGAGATACACCCCAAAAGTCCTAGAGGAAATGGAGGCTCGCTTTGAAAAGCTCCGGACAGCCCGGCGTCGGCAGCAGCAGCAATTGCTCattcagcagcaacagcagcaacagcagcaacagaCACAGCAGAACCACATGTCAtag
- the Lin7a gene encoding protein lin-7 homolog A isoform X3: MGGKEQNSPIYISRIIPGGVAERHGGLKRGDQLLSVNGVSVEGEHHEKAVELLKAAKDSVKLVVRYTPKVLEEMEARFEKLRTARRRQQQQLLIQQQQQQQQQQTQQNHMS; encoded by the exons AtgggaggaaaagaacaaaattctCCAATTTATATCTCACGCATCATCCCTGGAGGGGTGGCTGAAAGACACGGAGGCCTCAAAAGAGGAGACCAGCTGCTATCTGTGAATGGAGTG AGTGTAGAAGGAGAACATCATGAGAAAGCAGTGGAACTACTCAAGGCTGCTAAGGACAGCGTCAAACTGGTGGTGAGATACACCCCAAAAGTCCTAGAGGAAATGGAGGCTCGCTTTGAAAAGCTCCGGACAGCCCGGCGTCGGCAGCAGCAGCAATTGCTCattcagcagcaacagcagcaacagcagcaacagaCACAGCAGAACCACATGTCAtag